A region from the Vicia villosa cultivar HV-30 ecotype Madison, WI linkage group LG3, Vvil1.0, whole genome shotgun sequence genome encodes:
- the LOC131662290 gene encoding cytochrome P450 71D9-like, which yields MALLVLYSAYLFSFVLLVLIVQKITKKKNYSTYNLPRGPRKLPIIGNIHNLLSSQPHRRLRDLSEKYGPVMHLQLGEVSTIVISSPECAKEVMKTHDINFASRPHLLASEIMSYNSTNIAFAPYGSYWRQLRKICTSELLSLKQVNSLQPIREEVLSNLVKWIASRNGSQINLTEAVISSIYSLVSKSAFGNKCKDQEKFISVVKESIKVSAGFDLGDLFPSAKWIQRVTGLRPKLEGYQRQTDQIFENIINDHKGQLYTEAKDDQGDLEEDLVDVLLKYENGSNKDFSLTKDNIKAIIMDVFGAGSETSTSTIDWAMVEMVRDPRIMKKAQAEVREVFKTKGRVDENHIDELDYLKSIVKETLRLHPPAPLLLPRECGEACEINGFHIPIKTKVIINAWAIARDPNYWTEPERFYPERFIDSTIDYKGSNFEYIPFGSGRRICPGITFGLRNIELALAMLLYHFDWKLPSGTKSEELDMTEQFGVTVRRKDDLLLLPFVYHPLNVT from the exons ATGGCTCTACTAGTCCTCTACTCTGCATATCTTTTCTCCTTTGTTCTCTTAGTCCTTATAGTACAAAAGATAACAAAGAAGAAAAACTACTCGACTTATAACTTACCGCGAGGACCTAGAAAGCTCCCGATTATAGGAAATATACACAATTTGTTAAGCTCTCAACCCCATCGAAGATTAAGAGATTTGTCCGAAAAATATGGACCTGTGATGCATCTTCAACTTGGAGAGGTTTCTACTATTGTCATTTCATCGCCTGAATGTGCCAAAGAGGTAATGAAAACCCATGATATTAACTTTGCATCAAGGCCTCATCTCCTAGCTTCAGAAATAATGTCTTATAATTCGACGAATATAGCTTTTGCTCCTTATGGTAGTTATTGGAGACAGTTACGAAAAATATGTACGTCCGAGCTTTTAAGCCTGAAACAGGTGAACTCGTTGCAACCGATTAGAGAAGAGGTGCTCTCCAATCTTGTCAAATGGATTGCTTCACGGAATGGATCGCAGATCAACCTGACCGAAGCTGTGATTTCTTCAATATACAGTCTTGTTTCGAAGTCTGCGTTTGGAAATAAGTGCAAAGACCAGGAAAAATTTATATCTGTGGTGAAGGAATCTATAAAGGTTTCTGCGGGTTTTGACTTGGGAGATTTGTTTCCTTCTGCTAAATGGATACAACGTGTTACCGGTTTGAGGCCTAAGCTTGAGGGGTATCAGCGACAAACTGATCAGATATTTGAAAACATTATCAATGACCATAAAGGCCAATTGTACACAGAAGCCAAAGATGATCAAGGCGATTTAGAAGAAGATCTCGTAGACGTTCTCTTAAAATATGAGAATGGCAGCAACAAGGATTTTTCCTTAACAAAAGACAATATCAAAGCCATAATCATG GACGTTTTTGGGGCGGGAAGTGAGACATCAACAAGCACAATAGATTGGGCAATGGTAGAAATGGTAAGGGATCCAAGAATAATGAAGAAAGCACAAGCTGAGGTAAGAGAGGTTTTCAAAACGAAAGGAAGGGTCGACGAAAATCACATCGATGAACTCGATTATTTGAAATCAATTGTCAAAGAAACATTAAGGTTACACCCTCCAGCACCCCTTTTGCTACCAAGAGAATGTGGTGAAGCCTGTGAGATAAACGGATTTCACATACCGATTAAGACTAAGGTGATAATCAATGCTTGGGCTATTGCAAGAGATCCAAACTACTGGACTGAACCAGAGAGGTTTTATCCAGAGAGATTCATTGACAGCACTATTGACTATAAAGGGAGTAACTTTGAGTACATTCCTTTTGGTTCTGGAAGAAGAATATGCCCCGGGATCACATTTGGTTTGAGAAATATAGAGCTAGCCCTTGCAATGTTGTTGTATCATTTCGACTGGAAGCTTCCTAGTGGAACCAAAAGTGAAGAATTGGACATGACTGAGCAATTTGGAGTCACTGTGAGAAGGAAAGATGATCTTTTATTGTTACCTTTTGTTTATCATCCTTTAAATGTTACATGA